Proteins from one Haliaeetus albicilla chromosome 4, bHalAlb1.1, whole genome shotgun sequence genomic window:
- the FBXO2 gene encoding F-box only protein 2, translated as MESLPEAVLIRILASIPAVDLVLACRLVCCQWKNLVDGAALWILKCQQEGLTGAESQENAENWQNFYFLSKKRKNLIKNPCGEEDLQHWGEVENGGDGWKIEELPGDFGKEFPSEEVHKYFVTSYEWCRKAQVIDLRAEGYWEELMDTTQPKVVVKDWYAGRSDAGCLYELCVKLLSENEDVLAEYKSETIAIPQDNDANWTEISHTFSNYGPGVRFVRFEHGGQDTLFWKGWYGVRVTNSSVTVEP; from the exons ATGGAGTCCCTCCCTGAAGCAGTCCTGATCAGAATCCTGGCTTCCATACCTGCAGTGGATTTGGTGCTGGCGTGCCGCCTGGTCTGCTGCCAGTGGAAGAACCTGGTCGATGGAGCTGCGCTTTGGATCCTGAAGTGTCAGCAGGAAGGCCTCACTGGAGCAGAGTCACAGGAGAATGCAGAGAACTGGCAAAACTTCTATTTCCTGagtaagaaaaggaagaatctCATCAAGAACCCATGTGGTGAAG AAGacttgcagcactggggagaggTAGAGAATGGAGGTGATGGCTGGAAAATTGAAGAGCTCCCTGGGGACTTTGGAAAAGAATTCCCTAGTGAAGAAGTCCATAAATACTTTGTTACATCTTATGA GTGGTGTCGAAAGGCTCAGGTCATTGACCTTAGGGCTGAGGGCTACTGGGAAGAGCTGATGGATACAACCCAGCCTAAAGTTGTGGTCAAAGACTG GTATGCAGGACGCAGTGATGCCGGCTGCCTCTATGAGCTCTGTGTGAAGCTGCTCTCAGAGAATGAGGATGTTCTGGCTGAGTACAAAAGTGAGACTATTGCCATCCCACAGGACAATGATGCCAACTGGACTGAG ATCTCCCACACCTTTTCCAACTATGGGCCTGGGGTCCGCTTTGTCCGCTTCGAACACGGTGGCCAGGACACACTATTCTGGAAGGGATGGTATGGCGTACGTGTTACCAACAGCAGCGTGACAGTGGAGCCATAG